The following are from one region of the Fusarium verticillioides 7600 chromosome 1, whole genome shotgun sequence genome:
- a CDS encoding cytidine deaminase has product MMETPETISKGDTAKTVEVCSAHGITSNEFSELRERAVAAKATAYCPYSQFRVGATVLSSEGELTSGANVENAAYPVGTCAERVALGTAVTSGHRGFRAIAVATDIAPPASPCGMCRQFIREFCTLDTPIIMFDKNEDFVIAKLRQLLPMSFGPDQLPPPGAPGTR; this is encoded by the exons ATGATGGAGACCCCAGAGACTATCTCAAAAGGCGACACAGCCAAGACGGTTGAAGTCTGTTCAGCACACGGGATCACGTCGAACGAGTTCTCAGAGCTCCGTGAGCGTGCAGTTGCAGCCAAGGCCACAGCGTACTGTCCATACAGCCAGTTCCGCGTCGGAGCAACGGTCCTCTCAAGTGAGGGTGAGCTCACGAGCGGCGCAAATGTGGAAAACGCGGCGTATCCTGTGGGAACATGTGCAGAGCGCGTGGCCCTTGGTACAGCTGTGACAAGCGGCCATCGTGGGTTCCGAGCCATTGCTGTCGCAACTGATATTGCGCCACCGGCGAGTCCATGTGGAATGTGTAGACAGTT TATTCGCGAGTTTTGCACACTGGATACACCCATTATCATGTTCGATAAGAATGAGGATTTTGTGATTGCAAAACTGCGACAG CTTTTGCCAATGTCTTTTGGACCTGACCAGCTTCCACCTCCGGGAGcaccaggaacaagatga